A stretch of Alligator mississippiensis isolate rAllMis1 chromosome 14, rAllMis1, whole genome shotgun sequence DNA encodes these proteins:
- the CCDC182 gene encoding coiled-coil domain-containing protein 182 — protein sequence MEEDGMKDSLLLPSNCSCYLPCLALMANCIHSLKRTATLSNGETFPMTMDTLRSSQMEMNCPPTGHLISTLASAMCSQHAADVEKLRRELKIVQTDMQDFKQEVSGVLRQVKTTLNYLMEVVTRLETSSHHMDQRLREEEDRGIVRSKVLAFLLPREKEVREKCASLERRLCWKDGKVYQVLKSIREK from the coding sequence ATGGAGGAAGATGGCATGAAGGACTCCCTCTTGCTACCATCGAATTGCAGCTGCTATCTTCCCTGCTTAGCTCTGATGGCAAACTGCATCCACTCACTGAAGAGGACAGCCACTCTGAGCAATGGAGAGACTTTTCCAATGACCATGGACACACTGAGGAGTTCACAAATGGAGATGAATTGCCCTCCCACCGGACATCTCATCTCCACCCTGGCGTCCGCCATGTGCAGCCAGCACGCAGCAGACGTGGAAAAGCTGCGGCGAGAACTAAAAATCGTGCAGACAGACATGCAGGATTTCAAGCAAGAAGTCAGCGGGGTGCTCCGTCAAGTGAAGACCACGCTCAACTACCTGATGGAGGTGGTAACAAGGCTTGAAACCAGCAGCCACCACATGGATCAAAGGCTGAGGGAAGAAGAAGACCGAGGCATAGTGCGAAGCAAGGTGCTTGCATTCCTGCTGCCGAGAGAGAAAGAAGTGCGGGAGAAATGTGCCAGTCTAGAGAGGAGGCTTTGTTGGAAAGATGGCAAAGTCTACCAAGTCCTCAAAAGCATAAGGGAAAAATAA